Proteins encoded within one genomic window of uncultured Desulfobacter sp.:
- the istA gene encoding IS21 family transposase, which yields MLKVDQYDYIRTAHRVYGKAIKELARETGHSKNTIKKILKQEYIGYKQRSKQPYPVLGPYIQEIDRWLGDDKDKPYKQRHTATRIYHRLKSELEYSGGETTVRRYVREAKLRLGLTNQQAFIPSDPTTAQEAEVDWGNCQAVIAGEPVKLKLFCIRSKCSGKHFVRCYPCERQQALFDAHIQAFSFFGGVFPVLIYDNLTTVVQKVFKGKKRHLQESYNRFKAYYNFDPRFCNPGQGHEKGGIEGLVGYARRNYMVPIPHADSLDELNTRLLDDCMAYGEHRIAGQTQSVNELFESEKQVLLPLPTTSFSNVETFMVRVNKYATVIIDKNRYSVPTRYAYMRVQAIVEIDQVIIYWSGRKISTHHRLYGNNKWSLKPEHYLELIRQRPQSFDTARPILQWRDQWPDCLEKLLEHFRRKNGVTKGTREFVTVLMLYEKYAVDKIEAAVKEALKSNVGCSNALKQILHSQNISMESQFDPLSNWETLPPADISAYEQLGGIL from the coding sequence ATGCTTAAAGTGGATCAGTATGATTACATCCGAACAGCTCACCGTGTTTATGGAAAGGCCATTAAAGAGCTTGCCAGAGAAACCGGCCATTCAAAAAACACCATAAAAAAAATTTTAAAGCAGGAATACATTGGCTACAAGCAACGATCTAAACAGCCATATCCCGTTCTTGGTCCTTATATCCAGGAGATAGACCGCTGGCTTGGCGATGACAAGGACAAGCCATACAAACAGCGACATACAGCAACCCGGATATACCATCGTCTGAAATCGGAACTCGAGTATTCCGGTGGAGAGACGACGGTTCGCCGTTATGTGCGTGAGGCAAAGCTGAGGCTGGGTTTAACGAATCAGCAGGCATTTATCCCATCAGATCCGACGACTGCCCAGGAAGCCGAGGTAGACTGGGGAAACTGTCAGGCAGTTATTGCCGGCGAACCCGTGAAGCTGAAATTATTTTGCATACGTTCAAAATGTTCGGGCAAACACTTTGTTCGCTGTTATCCCTGTGAAAGGCAGCAAGCTTTATTTGACGCTCATATCCAGGCCTTTTCATTTTTTGGAGGCGTGTTCCCAGTTCTTATCTATGACAATCTGACAACAGTCGTACAAAAGGTATTTAAAGGAAAAAAACGTCATCTTCAGGAATCTTATAATCGGTTCAAGGCCTATTACAACTTCGATCCAAGGTTTTGCAATCCCGGCCAGGGCCATGAAAAAGGTGGGATTGAAGGCCTGGTCGGCTACGCTCGAAGAAATTATATGGTTCCTATCCCACATGCTGACAGCCTGGACGAATTGAACACGCGCCTCCTCGATGATTGCATGGCCTATGGAGAGCATCGCATCGCCGGTCAAACACAAAGCGTCAATGAATTGTTTGAATCAGAAAAGCAGGTATTGCTGCCATTGCCGACAACATCGTTCAGTAACGTTGAGACGTTCATGGTCAGGGTAAACAAATATGCCACCGTTATTATTGACAAGAACCGGTATTCTGTCCCGACGCGCTATGCTTACATGAGAGTGCAGGCGATAGTAGAGATAGACCAGGTGATCATTTATTGGAGCGGCAGAAAAATAAGCACCCATCATCGGTTATATGGAAATAATAAGTGGAGTTTAAAACCGGAACATTATCTGGAGTTGATTCGTCAGCGTCCACAATCATTTGATACCGCCCGGCCAATTTTACAATGGCGTGATCAATGGCCGGATTGCCTGGAAAAGTTATTAGAACATTTTCGCCGGAAAAACGGTGTAACCAAAGGTACCCGGGAATTTGTCACCGTGCTGATGCTGTACGAAAAATATGCTGTCGACAAGATCGAAGCAGCCGTAAAGGAAGCACTGAAAAGCAATGTCGGCTGCAGCAATGCTCTCAAGCAGATTTTACACAGTCAAAACATCTCTATGGAGTCCCAATTTGATCCTTTGTCGAACTGGGAGACACTGCCCCCTGCTGACATCTCGGCATACGAACAGCTTGGAGGTATCTTATGA
- a CDS encoding tyrosine-type recombinase/integrase, which translates to MKNLNHPKKGSHISVEPIRRKKDIKLIKKILQDSPRNLCLFILGINTNLRASDLLKIKVEQVRHLQPGEEITLKEKKTKKQRRINLNRACIEAIQNLLKSIKYENDDFLFLSNRKNKNALTVSSLSTLVKKWCKDINLKGNYASHTLRKTWGYHQRVTFGVGIPELMVCFNHTSQKQTLDYLCVQPEEIKSVYQNEL; encoded by the coding sequence ATGAAAAATTTGAATCATCCTAAGAAAGGAAGCCATATATCTGTTGAACCTATCCGGAGAAAAAAAGACATCAAACTGATAAAAAAAATCTTACAGGATTCTCCTCGGAACCTCTGTTTGTTCATTTTGGGGATTAACACCAATTTACGGGCTTCAGATCTGCTGAAAATAAAAGTGGAGCAAGTGCGGCACCTTCAACCCGGGGAAGAAATCACCCTGAAGGAGAAAAAAACAAAGAAACAAAGGCGGATCAATTTAAACCGGGCTTGCATTGAGGCGATTCAAAACCTGCTTAAATCCATTAAATATGAAAATGATGATTTTCTTTTTCTAAGTAACCGTAAGAACAAAAATGCATTGACGGTTTCCAGTCTAAGCACTTTGGTTAAAAAATGGTGTAAGGACATCAATCTGAAGGGAAATTATGCCAGTCACACCCTAAGAAAGACCTGGGGATATCATCAGCGAGTCACATTTGGCGTAGGGATTCCTGAATTAATGGTTTGTTTCAATCACACCAGTCAAAAGCAGACCTTGGATTATCTTTGCGTTCAGCCCGAAGAAATTAAGAGCGTCTATCAAAATGAGCTATAG
- a CDS encoding ABC transporter ATP-binding protein — MTEKAIYVKHATKHFGDFKAVHNLSFEVNKATCFGLLGPNGAGKTTMMNMLTGRVRADSDNGRIINVLGYDPAKNELEIRYLSGIVPQENNLDVELSVSQNLYIYSKFYGLSHNVASRRINELLEFMELTEKKTARIRELSGGMQRRLIIARALINSPHLLILDEPTTGLDPQVRQAIWDKMRMLKKTGVTIVLTTHYMDEAAQLCDDLIIMHKGEKILQGHPSALISKNLEPYVLEIMNTDVFSTIEAKGFRTEETAGRLMLYGDRLSSLETVTEPLNPGDFFLRPVNLEDLFLKVTGRTLHD; from the coding sequence ATGACAGAAAAAGCAATATATGTAAAACATGCGACCAAACACTTCGGAGATTTCAAGGCGGTTCATAATCTTTCCTTTGAAGTAAACAAGGCTACCTGTTTCGGATTATTGGGTCCCAATGGAGCAGGTAAAACCACAATGATGAACATGCTGACCGGACGGGTCAGGGCAGATTCGGATAATGGTCGAATAATTAATGTCTTGGGTTATGATCCGGCCAAAAATGAACTCGAAATCCGATATCTTTCCGGAATTGTGCCCCAGGAAAACAATCTCGATGTTGAGCTTTCAGTTTCCCAAAATTTGTATATTTACAGTAAATTTTATGGCCTGTCCCACAATGTTGCCAGCCGGCGTATCAACGAGCTGCTTGAATTTATGGAACTTACAGAAAAAAAAACGGCCCGTATTAGAGAATTGTCCGGCGGTATGCAAAGGCGTCTGATCATTGCCAGAGCCTTGATCAACTCCCCTCACCTCCTTATTTTGGACGAGCCTACCACCGGTTTAGATCCGCAGGTACGGCAAGCCATTTGGGACAAAATGAGGATGCTCAAAAAAACCGGTGTGACCATTGTTCTGACCACCCATTACATGGATGAAGCCGCCCAACTATGCGATGACCTGATCATTATGCACAAAGGCGAAAAAATTCTTCAGGGGCATCCCAGCGCTCTAATCTCGAAAAATTTGGAACCATACGTACTGGAAATTATGAATACCGATGTTTTTTCGACGATTGAAGCAAAAGGGTTTCGGACTGAAGAAACAGCCGGTAGGCTTATGCTTTATGGTGATAGGTTATCTTCACTGGAAACAGTGACCGAGCCACTCAATCCAGGCGATTTTTTTCTAAGACCGGTCAATTTGGAAGATTTGTTTTTAAAAGTAACCGGGAGAACCTTGCATGACTGA
- a CDS encoding ATP-binding protein translates to MCIQIVRFSRGAVLEAGVIIFLSCYSCCSHFNHNSGNEFFQSISSLSDPVPQIRYNQNKKKILNMYDGFDYVEKCRNLIFMGPTGTGKTGLATAFLTHAIDRGYNGRFIAFAELVEQLYQSVADHTEAHVIKKFAATDCLLIDELGYVEVEPVQVGLFFTLMSRRHQKKTTLITSNLGFSQWSSFLKNDHLTAALIDRLTENSHVINMRNCVSLRSKLGTI, encoded by the coding sequence ATGTGCATACAAATAGTTCGATTCAGTCGGGGAGCGGTGTTAGAGGCTGGAGTCATCATTTTCCTTAGTTGTTATAGTTGCTGTTCGCACTTCAACCATAACTCAGGAAATGAATTTTTTCAGTCTATTTCATCGCTCTCCGACCCAGTCCCCCAAATCCGTTATAATCAGAACAAAAAGAAGATCCTGAACATGTACGATGGGTTCGATTACGTGGAAAAATGCCGTAATCTGATTTTTATGGGGCCGACCGGCACCGGGAAAACCGGGCTTGCAACCGCTTTCCTCACCCATGCCATTGATCGGGGATACAACGGACGATTTATCGCGTTTGCTGAACTGGTCGAACAACTCTACCAGTCGGTTGCCGATCACACGGAAGCCCACGTTATTAAAAAATTTGCCGCAACCGATTGTCTTTTAATCGACGAGTTGGGATATGTTGAGGTTGAGCCGGTGCAGGTCGGTCTGTTTTTTACCCTGATGAGCAGGCGTCATCAGAAAAAGACCACGCTGATTACATCAAATCTTGGCTTCTCTCAATGGTCGTCTTTTTTGAAAAACGACCATCTGACCGCTGCCCTGATCGACCGGTTGACGGAAAACAGCCATGTGATCAACATGAGAAACTGTGTAAGTCTGAGATCAAAGTTGGGAACAATATAA
- a CDS encoding ABC transporter permease, translating to MTETVLPQRIVTTPPPLAYRLYSIWYRHIRVYCKHLVSNGFPPFVEPLFFLAGVGLGLGHYVGLIDGTPYLLFLASGMIAPSSMFTAAFECTFGTFIRLEFDKAYDGMVSASITVTDLFVGEMLFVGTKGFFFTLAVTSVFMGFGLVPSYFAILTPLVGFFAGMMFGALSLFVTSFVKTINHFNFFLTGCLTPMFFFSGIVFPITNLPEWIQWVSEVFPLTHSARLIRACCLGQFSSLLFFDILFMVAFTIIFGYLAVSRLEKRLIQ from the coding sequence ATGACTGAAACCGTCCTGCCGCAACGAATTGTCACAACACCGCCACCTCTGGCTTATCGCTTGTACAGCATCTGGTACAGGCATATTCGTGTATATTGCAAACACCTGGTTTCCAACGGATTTCCTCCTTTTGTGGAGCCTTTGTTTTTTTTGGCCGGAGTTGGTTTAGGACTTGGGCATTATGTCGGTTTGATCGATGGTACACCGTATCTGCTGTTTCTGGCCTCGGGTATGATTGCGCCCTCCTCGATGTTTACAGCCGCTTTTGAGTGCACTTTCGGCACTTTTATTCGACTTGAATTTGATAAGGCCTATGATGGTATGGTTTCGGCTTCCATTACAGTGACGGATTTATTTGTTGGTGAAATGCTTTTTGTCGGCACTAAAGGATTTTTCTTTACCTTGGCGGTGACGAGTGTTTTTATGGGTTTTGGTCTTGTGCCTTCATATTTTGCTATTCTTACACCGCTTGTGGGATTTTTTGCAGGAATGATGTTTGGCGCTCTCTCTTTATTTGTTACTTCTTTTGTGAAGACCATCAATCATTTTAATTTCTTTTTAACCGGTTGTCTGACTCCGATGTTTTTCTTTTCGGGAATTGTATTCCCTATCACCAATCTTCCGGAATGGATTCAATGGGTATCCGAAGTGTTCCCCCTCACTCATTCCGCCCGTTTGATCCGGGCTTGTTGTTTAGGGCAGTTCAGCAGCCTGTTATTCTTTGATATCCTTTTTATGGTAGCCTTTACGATCATCTTTGGTTATTTAGCTGTTTCGCGGCTGGAAAAGCGGCTCATTCAATAG
- a CDS encoding IS91 family transposase yields MRLSHIIEEYYDAFLTRYGDTALPEQIKALNAIVSCRTPDAGQIYTVCPDCNHTQLHPLSCGNRNCPHCQNHETSQWIDRQQNKQLPVQYFMVTFTLPCQFREVAYRNQRTVYSLMFSCVSSTLKEFGLNPRHLGAQIGMTMVLHTHSRRLDFHPHIHVVVPGGGVDPSRRQWKKKKGKYLFNRKALAKVFRARFLNGLNKENLPIPKGARSKWIVDCARVGTGMSALKYLSRYLYRGVISERNIIANQDGRVTFMYIDGKTKEMCRRTLKGEEFLHLILLHVLPRGFRRARDYGFLHGNAKKLLFLVQMILHVRIMAIVLRPRPVFKCPHCGKPMKILGIKPVGTG; encoded by the coding sequence ATGCGACTTTCTCATATCATTGAAGAATATTATGATGCATTTCTGACTCGTTACGGGGATACGGCATTGCCGGAACAGATCAAAGCCTTAAACGCCATAGTTAGTTGCCGTACACCAGACGCCGGGCAGATTTATACGGTCTGTCCAGACTGCAATCATACACAACTGCATCCACTGTCCTGTGGAAACCGCAATTGTCCCCATTGTCAAAACCATGAGACAAGCCAATGGATTGACCGGCAGCAAAATAAACAGCTTCCCGTCCAGTATTTCATGGTAACTTTTACCTTGCCCTGTCAGTTCAGGGAAGTTGCATACCGGAATCAACGGACAGTTTATTCTCTGATGTTTTCATGTGTATCCAGCACGTTGAAAGAATTTGGGCTAAATCCCCGGCACCTTGGGGCCCAAATCGGTATGACCATGGTTCTTCACACTCATAGCAGAAGATTGGATTTTCACCCGCATATTCATGTAGTTGTTCCAGGTGGCGGTGTTGACCCATCCAGGCGGCAATGGAAAAAGAAAAAAGGCAAGTATTTGTTTAATCGAAAAGCCCTGGCCAAAGTTTTTCGGGCACGTTTCCTGAACGGATTGAACAAAGAGAATTTGCCAATTCCCAAAGGTGCTCGTTCCAAATGGATTGTCGATTGTGCCAGGGTCGGAACCGGCATGTCTGCCCTGAAGTACCTGTCCAGATATTTATACCGGGGAGTGATCAGCGAACGTAATATCATTGCCAATCAGGATGGCCGGGTTACCTTCATGTATATTGACGGTAAAACCAAAGAGATGTGCAGGCGAACCCTTAAAGGAGAGGAGTTTCTGCACCTGATCCTGCTTCATGTGTTGCCCAGGGGATTTCGTAGGGCAAGAGATTACGGCTTTCTTCACGGGAATGCCAAGAAATTGCTCTTCCTAGTACAGATGATTCTCCACGTTCGGATTATGGCAATAGTGCTTCGGCCAAGGCCTGTTTTTAAATGCCCCCATTGCGGGAAGCCTATGAAAATCCTCGGAATAAAGCCTGTCGGTACAGGATAG
- a CDS encoding ATP-binding protein: protein MDEQFTQMLKYLRLSGLLSNWDRYLSIAQKGNYSHTRLLEYVVEQEYNLKKENARKMRITRARIPEKYVIETFPFDRQPQKLVITDLGDPSVSLPMNPKSKDFEASFRGTEIR, encoded by the coding sequence ATGGATGAACAATTTACACAGATGCTCAAGTATCTTAGGCTTTCCGGTCTTCTGTCGAACTGGGACCGTTATCTTTCCATCGCTCAGAAGGGCAATTACTCCCATACGCGCCTGCTCGAATATGTCGTCGAGCAGGAGTATAATCTCAAAAAGGAAAACGCCAGAAAAATGCGGATTACTCGTGCCAGGATCCCGGAAAAATACGTGATCGAGACCTTTCCTTTTGATCGGCAGCCGCAAAAACTGGTTATAACGGATTTGGGGGACCCGTCCGTAAGCCTCCCAATGAACCCGAAATCAAAAGATTTTGAAGCCAGTTTTCGTGGTACCGAAATCCGTTAA
- a CDS encoding NERD domain-containing protein, with amino-acid sequence MFSNFFIYFIIVTALIAIARTPFFKGFIGELLVNILSGLMLDKKTYRLIRNVTLPTDDGSTQIDHVIVSKYGIFVVETKNMKGWIFGGEKQKTWTQVIYKTKTKFQNPLRQNYKHMKTLEGLLCLPADCFYSVIVFMGDCKFKTPMPENVLFPLEYISYVKSKLTHRLEDDQVDQVVQAIEQCRFDRSLKTHINHARHVKELMAEKKKVNLCPKCGSPLVVRIAKKGPNAGNEFWGCSDFPKCRYTAPMESSVKSGMDV; translated from the coding sequence ATGTTCAGTAATTTTTTCATTTACTTTATCATCGTGACTGCTCTGATCGCCATCGCACGAACCCCCTTTTTTAAGGGCTTTATCGGGGAATTACTCGTCAACATACTGTCTGGGCTGATGCTCGATAAAAAAACGTACAGGCTAATCAGAAATGTTACTTTACCAACCGATGATGGCAGCACTCAGATTGATCATGTTATCGTATCCAAATATGGCATATTCGTTGTTGAAACCAAAAACATGAAAGGCTGGATTTTCGGCGGAGAGAAGCAGAAAACATGGACCCAGGTAATTTACAAGACCAAAACAAAATTCCAGAATCCGCTTCGCCAAAATTACAAGCATATGAAGACCCTTGAGGGACTACTATGCCTCCCCGCTGACTGTTTCTATTCCGTCATTGTTTTCATGGGTGATTGTAAGTTCAAAACACCTATGCCGGAAAATGTGTTGTTCCCTCTGGAATACATCAGCTATGTAAAATCCAAACTCACACACCGACTTGAAGATGATCAGGTGGACCAGGTAGTTCAAGCAATAGAGCAATGTCGTTTTGACCGATCGCTGAAAACGCATATTAACCACGCCCGACATGTTAAAGAACTGATGGCAGAGAAGAAGAAGGTAAACCTATGCCCTAAATGTGGGAGTCCACTGGTGGTCCGGATAGCGAAAAAGGGGCCAAATGCTGGGAATGAATTTTGGGGCTGCTCAGATTTCCCCAAGTGCCGGTATACAGCTCCGATGGAAAGTAGCGTGAAAAGTGGCATGGATGTGTGA
- the tnpA gene encoding IS200/IS605 family transposase, whose translation MPRARIKGIEIIEGRAMPDHIHLCLSIPPKYAVAHVIGLLKGKSASEVMSFGNKSSRMVRGRTFWARGYCVSTVGLDEEKIREYIRNQERKDILEEETGI comes from the coding sequence ATTCCGAGGGCTCGGATTAAAGGTATAGAAATCATTGAGGGGCGTGCGATGCCTGACCATATTCACCTTTGCCTTTCGATTCCGCCAAAATATGCGGTGGCCCATGTCATTGGTCTTTTGAAAGGGAAGAGTGCATCGGAAGTGATGAGCTTTGGAAACAAGAGTAGTCGAATGGTGCGAGGCCGGACATTTTGGGCTCGTGGCTATTGTGTTAGCACTGTTGGTCTTGATGAAGAAAAGATACGAGAATATATAAGAAACCAAGAACGTAAAGACATTCTCGAAGAAGAAACAGGTATTTAA
- a CDS encoding PIN domain-containing protein — MRKVEDFVSRLEVLPYDDNAAAHYGNIRADLEKKGTPIGVNDLHIAGHARSESLILVSNNIREFVRVDGLRLENWIEIK; from the coding sequence TTGCGAAAAGTAGAAGATTTTGTATCACGTCTGGAAGTCCTTCCCTATGATGATAATGCCGCCGCCCACTATGGAAATATCAGAGCGGATTTAGAAAAGAAAGGTACACCTATCGGGGTCAATGATTTGCATATTGCAGGCCATGCCCGAAGTGAATCTTTAATCCTGGTTTCTAACAACATACGTGAATTTGTGAGAGTCGATGGTTTGCGGCTCGAAAATTGGATCGAAATAAAGTGA
- a CDS encoding IS1634 family transposase, translated as MAHFHIKKKKGRPYLYVREIARVNGKPKVISQTYIGSPDRVASLVKGQSQEITTLKAEEFGALWLAQQADKDFDLCSMIDEIIPPADREKGPSIGEYFLYCVWNRMIETVSKNKLSDWYKRTAIQHIRPVDLNELSCKRYWDKWDRVDEKTLNTIISKFFRRLWQVEKPSSDCLLFDTTNYYTFMGSQTLSKIACRGKNKEGRHHLRQIGLGLLVARDTRLPLFYSIYPGNIHDSKHFESIMEEMFRVACDLNNTKERLTIVIDKGMNSEGNYTWIDEHSRVHFITTYSTYFAQELAATPLDRFEIADTARNRRLIDEERREECQLAYRTKKEYWGKERSVIITYNPRTARKKSYTFESKLDTIRQELLAMRTKVKEGAAHWKKAEDVQARYIRLCQRLHMAPDLFTLNFETSANGLNMSFRKDPYIVKQKKLMFGKNIIITDNTDWATKDIIEASLDRWQVEDRFRLSKNEDLVGVQPIRHWTDSKIKCHLFTCVAAMAYLRRIELKLKSAGIERTAENVMDDMKHLHSILTLPKGARKPTRRLETPSKTQAEVLSAFGHHINEGGVLQPVT; from the coding sequence ATGGCACATTTCCATATCAAGAAGAAAAAAGGAAGACCCTACCTGTATGTCAGGGAGATCGCCCGGGTAAACGGTAAGCCCAAGGTTATTTCTCAAACCTATATTGGTTCACCGGATCGGGTAGCCAGTCTTGTAAAAGGCCAGTCTCAGGAAATAACCACTTTAAAGGCTGAAGAATTCGGTGCACTGTGGTTGGCCCAGCAAGCAGATAAAGACTTTGATCTTTGCTCTATGATTGATGAGATTATTCCACCGGCCGATCGGGAAAAAGGACCTTCAATAGGGGAATATTTCCTTTATTGTGTCTGGAATCGCATGATTGAGACCGTCAGTAAAAACAAATTATCGGATTGGTATAAGAGAACCGCGATCCAGCATATACGCCCTGTCGACCTAAACGAACTCTCATGCAAACGATACTGGGACAAGTGGGACCGAGTTGATGAAAAAACCTTAAACACGATCATATCGAAGTTCTTCAGACGATTATGGCAGGTCGAAAAGCCTTCGTCTGATTGTCTGTTATTTGATACCACTAATTATTATACCTTCATGGGAAGCCAAACTTTGTCGAAAATTGCGTGCAGAGGTAAAAACAAGGAAGGCAGGCATCATCTCAGACAGATCGGCCTCGGCCTTTTGGTTGCACGAGACACCAGACTCCCTTTATTTTATTCGATTTACCCAGGCAATATTCATGATAGCAAGCACTTTGAATCAATCATGGAAGAAATGTTTAGGGTGGCATGCGACCTGAACAATACCAAAGAGCGACTTACAATCGTTATTGACAAAGGAATGAATTCTGAAGGGAATTACACCTGGATTGACGAGCATTCCAGAGTCCATTTTATTACGACATATTCCACTTATTTTGCCCAGGAGCTTGCGGCTACCCCACTCGACCGGTTTGAAATTGCAGATACGGCCCGCAACAGAAGACTGATTGATGAAGAGCGCCGGGAAGAGTGTCAATTGGCATATCGAACTAAAAAAGAATACTGGGGCAAGGAGCGGAGCGTTATCATAACTTATAATCCCAGGACAGCCCGAAAGAAATCATACACCTTTGAGAGCAAGCTTGATACGATCCGACAGGAATTGCTTGCAATGAGAACGAAGGTTAAAGAAGGAGCAGCTCACTGGAAGAAAGCTGAGGACGTACAAGCCAGATATATCCGATTGTGTCAAAGGCTTCACATGGCCCCCGATTTATTTACTCTGAATTTTGAAACATCAGCAAACGGCTTGAATATGAGCTTCCGAAAAGATCCATATATAGTGAAACAAAAAAAGCTGATGTTCGGTAAAAATATTATCATCACAGATAATACGGACTGGGCGACAAAAGATATTATTGAAGCGAGTTTAGATCGATGGCAAGTTGAAGACCGCTTCCGTCTCAGTAAGAATGAAGACTTAGTAGGTGTGCAGCCGATCCGGCACTGGACTGACAGCAAAATTAAATGTCATTTATTTACATGTGTGGCCGCCATGGCTTACCTGCGTCGAATTGAATTAAAACTAAAGAGCGCCGGAATTGAACGGACAGCAGAGAACGTCATGGATGATATGAAGCATCTACATTCTATTCTGACTTTGCCGAAAGGGGCAAGAAAACCGACCAGGCGCCTTGAGACGCCGAGTAAGACCCAGGCCGAAGTCCTATCGGCCTTTGGCCATCATATTAATGAAGGTGGGGTCTTACAACCTGTTACCTGA
- the istB gene encoding IS21-like element helper ATPase IstB: MNPAVQAVLTQHLKTLKLSTMEKELEGQIRQAHEAACGYDEFLLNLVEAEVQIRQENGRKRRLKEARFPMQKPLETFDFEAAPDLDARLIKELSTGTFIKEARNIILIGKSGAGKTHLATSIGMEACRYGHRVRFITGCGLANELTEAREQQALGRMIKRYAGYGLLILDELGYVPFSKIGAELLFQVLTERHERRSIIITTNLGFGDWTQVFGDANLTAALLDRVTHRAHIIQCNWDSYRLKQTLKSRG, encoded by the coding sequence ATGAACCCAGCAGTCCAGGCAGTCCTCACACAGCACTTAAAAACGCTGAAGCTCTCGACGATGGAAAAAGAGTTGGAAGGTCAGATCCGGCAGGCGCATGAGGCGGCCTGCGGCTACGATGAGTTTTTATTGAATCTTGTTGAAGCGGAAGTTCAAATACGGCAGGAAAACGGTCGCAAGCGACGTCTCAAGGAAGCCAGGTTCCCGATGCAGAAACCGCTTGAAACATTTGATTTTGAGGCTGCCCCTGATTTGGACGCCCGGTTGATCAAAGAACTTTCAACAGGGACATTCATTAAAGAAGCCCGGAATATAATTTTGATAGGTAAAAGCGGAGCCGGTAAAACCCATCTGGCAACCAGCATCGGGATGGAAGCCTGCCGGTATGGACATCGAGTTCGTTTTATTACTGGTTGTGGGCTTGCAAACGAACTGACGGAGGCCAGGGAACAACAGGCTCTGGGTAGAATGATAAAACGATATGCCGGTTATGGGCTGTTGATTCTTGATGAATTGGGGTACGTCCCGTTCAGTAAAATCGGCGCTGAATTATTGTTCCAAGTCCTTACCGAGCGCCATGAAAGACGTTCGATCATCATCACTACCAATCTTGGTTTTGGTGATTGGACGCAGGTGTTTGGCGATGCAAATCTTACCGCTGCTCTGCTGGATCGTGTCACTCACCGGGCTCACATTATTCAATGTAACTGGGACAGTTATCGACTTAAACAGACTTTAAAATCGAGAGGATAA
- a CDS encoding NifB/NifX family molybdenum-iron cluster-binding protein — MKLCITSTGKEINANVDPRFGRAPWFLIIDTDTGNIIEAVENHAATQGQGAGISATNLLSDKNIDAILTGAVGPNAAQVFQTTGISLVEGLSPQDTVQEALAKFKQGSYAQAKTSQSTDAPQGQGGMKGRGIAGGGRGMGGGGGKGMGGGSGQGRGKGGGGGQRR; from the coding sequence ATGAAACTTTGCATAACATCAACAGGGAAAGAGATTAATGCCAACGTTGACCCCCGATTTGGCAGGGCACCTTGGTTTTTAATTATCGATACAGACACTGGCAATATCATTGAGGCCGTTGAAAATCATGCTGCCACCCAGGGGCAGGGGGCAGGAATCTCTGCGACCAACCTTTTGTCAGATAAAAATATTGATGCGATTCTCACCGGCGCTGTCGGCCCCAATGCTGCCCAGGTATTTCAAACAACCGGGATCTCTCTTGTGGAGGGTTTATCACCCCAGGATACGGTACAAGAGGCCTTGGCCAAATTCAAACAAGGTTCTTATGCCCAGGCTAAGACCTCCCAATCAACTGATGCACCCCAGGGTCAGGGTGGAATGAAAGGGCGGGGGATTGCTGGCGGCGGCCGTGGTATGGGCGGTGGTGGTGGTAAGGGTATGGGCGGCGGAAGCGGTCAAGGCAGAGGTAAGGGGGGTGGCGGGGGACAACGCAGATAA